Below is a genomic region from Anoxybacillus flavithermus.
GGCATCTGTGTGAAAAAATACATCTGGGCGATGCTCTTTTACGTATTTCGCGAGCTCCTCAATATTATTGAGCGTACCTATTTCATTATTCCCCCACATAATGGAGATAAGAATAGTGTCTTGTGAAATAGCATTCTTAAGAGTATCTAGTTGTACTTGACCATACTGATCCACATCTAAATATGTTATCTTGAAACCTTCAGTTTCTAAAAAACTACACGTTTCAAGTATCGATTTGTGTTCAATTTTAGATGTAATAATATGCTTTCCTCTATCTTTATAGCAATGGGCAACTCCTTTTAAAACAAAGTTATTACTCTCAGTTGCACAACTTGTGAAAATAATTTCATTCGTTTGGCAAGAAAGAAGAGAGGCCACCTGACCTCTTGCTTCTTCGACAGCCTTTTTTGCATTCTCTGCTAATGTATAATATTTGCTTGAAGGATTTCCATACTCTTCGTTTAAATAAGGCCACATAGCTTTACTTACTTCAGGATCGATGGGGGTTGTGGCGCTACTATCTAAGTATATCATCGAATCATCTCCATTTCGAAATTAGCTAAACCCCTAATGAATTTTTCGTAATTTCCTGCGTATTTGTATTCGTTTTCGAGTAATTTTGCACCGCGGTCTAAATGTTTTTTTAGGAGAGTGGGAAAATATTCTTCATCAGTAATACCTCTTCCAAGTTGTTGAGCAATAATTGCCTTGTATGCAAAATCATATGATCCTGTCAAAGTATTTCGATTAAATTCCAATCCGTTTGTATCTGATTCAAATTTTTCGATAGGTTCTTCTAATAACAAAGAGAAGGAAATAGCCAGCCTTGCTAAAATGTTTGGTGTCAAATTTGTATTTATTTGCATTTGTTTTAAGATCTCCATTGTATCTTTGGACGTTTTGAGACGGAATTGCATAGATTAGTTCCTCACTTTTTGAAAGAAGTAATTTTGATTAATTTCTATTCGATTTGTTTCTCTGTTAAAGCGCAATAAAAACTCTTGTTGAATGTGAGGTTTAATTTTTTCATAATAATATTCATCGATTTCAGTGTTCGTTGAGAGAATAATTATTTGTTCTCCTGCAATTGGCAGGTATTTATCTATAAGGTTTTCCTTATGAGTACGGTCGAGACGTCCAAATAAAGTATCTAATACTAACGGAACTTGTTGTTTGGACGCTTTCAACAATGCCCATAATAGCGATAAAAAGAATATTTGTGTTTCTCCAGCAGAAAGAGAGTGTTTAAACACTTGACTATTTGTATGATTGAGCATGGTCATTTGAAAAGTATAAGGATCGATTTTAAATGAATTTAAGAATTGTCCTTTTCTCATTAATGAATTAAACATTTGTAAAAAGTATGTTTCAACTGTTCCAAGATATTTGTTAATTTGAATCTCTTGATATTTTGTCAAAACTATATTGAGTTTCTGGCACAATTCAAAAATATTACCATCTTTTTGAGCTTTATATACGCGTTTTGCTATTCGCTCTTTTTGAGTAACGAGTTCATGATAGAATTTTTTCGCCTCGGAAAGTTTTATTTCGTTGCTTTCAATCTCGAATTTGGTCTGTTCGTGAAGACGATGCTCTTCATTGAGCTTGTTCACAATTTCTTTTAGAGCATTATCTTTTAGACTGTGCTCAATTTGTTTTTTTGCATTGTAAATTTCGTGAGTGAGATGTTCCATTCTTAAGAAATAATGATCTATATCTTTCCCACTAAATTGGCGAACAGATTTGAATAACTCGTGCATAGCGTGTTTTTGTTCTCTAGTCATTCCATGAATGATTCTGAACTGATCCATATCAATTCCTACTGGTTTGAGTAGATTAAGTAATCGATTACTCATTTCATTTATGAAGGTGGAAGAAGCCTCATTTCCATCTTTATCAGTAATGTGAAATTTATAGGACAAACTTTTTACTAAATATGGAAGATTTTCTTGACCAAGTTCATTTTTTAACATTTCATATTTTTGTACTCTTTCTTCATTTTCAAGCTGAGTTATTGTCTGTTGAACAATTTTTCTAGTGATAACAAAAGGTAGAAGGGAAGCAGTGACTTCTTTAATTTTTTCAGATATTTGCCTCTTTTCTTGTTCCATCAGAAAAATTTTGTTATTTAACTCCTCACGCTCACGAGCAATCATACCTCCATGATTAGAAAATTCGCGTTCTAATTCTTGTATTCTCACCTGTGTATCTTTTAATTTTTCTTTTAGTTCAGCTATTCTTGTTTCTAATCGATGAATTACACTTTCTTGATTACGTAAATCATGTTCAATTTGTGTATATTGCTTCTGTTCATCTGTTAAACTTGAGAAGACGTTTTCCTGTTTTAAGTATTTGAATAAATCCTCCCTAAGAATATCAAACAGATCCAAATTAAAAAGAGTCATAAATGCTTCTTTTACATTCAGTTCAAATCGTGAGTCTAGTACATATTGTTGTACTTTTTCCCCATCAAAAAAGAAAAAATCAAATAAACTTGGTGGTAAATAGCGTCTTAAAAAGTTGTAAAATTCCTCAGTTTCTTTTTCATTAAAGATATTATCATTTTTTTGAATGTGAACATATTCTTTAAAAGAATCTTTATTGAGTTTCCATTCTCTATGGATTTTATAATTTTCCTTCTCACCTTGATTACGAATCGTAAACTCTACCTCGATACTTGCTTCTTTTATACCTTCTGCAAGTGAATAGATATTGATCTTATCTTTAATATACTCCATGTATTTATTGTTTACAGATTTATATCCAAGGAACAATGGACCGTATATCGCTAATTTGATAGCGGATAGAAAAGTGGTTTTACCAGCACCATTTTCACCACCAATTAAAATGATGTTACCTCTTTCGTTTTTTTCACCAAACAAAAATTCATTACGTCCGTAGTATATGCCGAAGTTGTTGATTATCAATTTATTGATTCGCATATTTTTCACCCGTTAACTTGTCGAAGTGTAGCCATTCTTCGTTGAGAATTCGATTAATCTCCTTTAAAATTCCATGTCTATGCTTATAACCGTAATGTTCGAATTCTAAATTAATCAATTTTTGTATCAGTTCGAACTCTACTTCTTCTTCTGTACATAATCGTTTTAAGAGATTTATGTCTTCCTTTTCTAAGAATTCGTTTTTTTCAATACTCCATTCGGGTTTTCTGCCGTATACTTCTTCATAAATTGTCAAGGCTGAGTCTTCCCAATCTCCTTTATTGAACCAGATTCTCCGAATTTCTTTTAGTTCTTCTAAGGTTATGAGTTCATATTTCGGCTGGTCTGGATGTTGCAACTCTTTTTCTGTCTCAAGAAGTTTCTTGAGGATTTCTTTGCGATGTTCAAGTGTATACGGTCCTAACCCTTTGCGTTTATTTTCATCGTCGCCAACTAAGTAAACAGCACCATTCATTCGCTTTTTTTCACGATTTTCTTCTTTATCACGGTT
It encodes:
- a CDS encoding DNA sulfur modification protein DndE; translation: MQFRLKTSKDTMEILKQMQINTNLTPNILARLAISFSLLLEEPIEKFESDTNGLEFNRNTLTGSYDFAYKAIIAQQLGRGITDEEYFPTLLKKHLDRGAKLLENEYKYAGNYEKFIRGLANFEMEMIR
- a CDS encoding DNA sulfur modification protein DndD, which gives rise to MRINKLIINNFGIYYGRNEFLFGEKNERGNIILIGGENGAGKTTFLSAIKLAIYGPLFLGYKSVNNKYMEYIKDKINIYSLAEGIKEASIEVEFTIRNQGEKENYKIHREWKLNKDSFKEYVHIQKNDNIFNEKETEEFYNFLRRYLPPSLFDFFFFDGEKVQQYVLDSRFELNVKEAFMTLFNLDLFDILREDLFKYLKQENVFSSLTDEQKQYTQIEHDLRNQESVIHRLETRIAELKEKLKDTQVRIQELEREFSNHGGMIAREREELNNKIFLMEQEKRQISEKIKEVTASLLPFVITRKIVQQTITQLENEERVQKYEMLKNELGQENLPYLVKSLSYKFHITDKDGNEASSTFINEMSNRLLNLLKPVGIDMDQFRIIHGMTREQKHAMHELFKSVRQFSGKDIDHYFLRMEHLTHEIYNAKKQIEHSLKDNALKEIVNKLNEEHRLHEQTKFEIESNEIKLSEAKKFYHELVTQKERIAKRVYKAQKDGNIFELCQKLNIVLTKYQEIQINKYLGTVETYFLQMFNSLMRKGQFLNSFKIDPYTFQMTMLNHTNSQVFKHSLSAGETQIFFLSLLWALLKASKQQVPLVLDTLFGRLDRTHKENLIDKYLPIAGEQIIILSTNTEIDEYYYEKIKPHIQQEFLLRFNRETNRIEINQNYFFQKVRN